One genomic segment of Fervidobacterium pennivorans includes these proteins:
- the yqeH gene encoding ribosome biogenesis GTPase YqeH, translating to MAKCPGCGAEIQFDHPGKPGFIPYEVYTKRLEEGKEIVCQRCFKLKHYGMLVSEADEEEIMDFIMKAIKKFKHIIYIFDVFDFEGTFRSEIVELLAGANVFYVANKFDTLPKTVSGSQLKEWLKHRIPAKSSEIFITSTKNGFGISKLKKELENLKGSALVLGVTNVGKSSLLKAITDSSATVSPYPGTTIGLIEHRLGSLKLFDSPGIVVNDRMIDLFDPECQSKILAKGEVTRKTFKPFPEETIFVGGLCQLKAEMKDVSLRPIFQIFAPENVTFHKTKNQNFLQNYPKHFGKLLFPPCGKMDVEKIAFKEEKVVVDVNQELSISGLCWINVKRGPVEFTVRVPENVRIYVREALIKPKRKINPNSEN from the coding sequence ATGGCAAAGTGTCCCGGCTGTGGTGCAGAAATTCAATTCGACCATCCCGGCAAACCAGGATTTATACCCTATGAAGTTTACACCAAACGATTAGAGGAAGGAAAAGAAATCGTTTGTCAAAGATGTTTTAAACTCAAACATTACGGTATGCTTGTGAGCGAAGCTGACGAAGAGGAAATAATGGATTTTATAATGAAAGCAATTAAGAAATTCAAGCACATTATCTACATCTTCGATGTGTTCGATTTCGAGGGCACCTTTAGGTCTGAAATTGTGGAATTGTTAGCCGGTGCCAATGTGTTCTACGTTGCAAATAAATTTGATACATTACCAAAAACGGTAAGTGGAAGTCAATTAAAGGAATGGTTGAAACATCGAATTCCTGCAAAGAGTTCAGAGATTTTTATTACAAGTACGAAAAATGGGTTCGGAATCAGCAAGCTGAAAAAAGAGTTGGAAAATCTAAAAGGTAGTGCTTTAGTCCTGGGTGTTACAAACGTTGGTAAATCGTCTTTACTTAAAGCTATCACAGACTCAAGTGCGACAGTTTCACCCTACCCTGGAACAACGATCGGACTGATAGAACACAGGTTGGGTAGCCTTAAGTTATTCGATTCGCCCGGTATCGTTGTCAACGATAGAATGATAGACCTCTTTGACCCAGAGTGTCAGTCGAAAATATTGGCAAAGGGGGAGGTTACAAGAAAGACATTCAAACCATTCCCTGAAGAAACTATATTTGTTGGAGGATTATGCCAGTTAAAAGCTGAAATGAAAGATGTTAGTCTAAGACCTATATTCCAAATCTTTGCACCAGAGAATGTTACGTTCCACAAGACGAAAAATCAGAACTTTTTGCAAAATTATCCTAAACACTTCGGAAAACTATTATTCCCGCCTTGTGGTAAAATGGATGTGGAAAAAATAGCATTTAAAGAAGAGAAAGTTGTTGTGGATGTAAACCAGGAACTCTCGATTTCTGGTCTTTGTTGGATAAATGTGAAAAGAGGTCCTGTGGAGTTCACAGTGAGGGTTCCTGAAAATGTGAGGATTTATGTAAGAGAAGCTTTAATAAAGCCGAAAAGAAAAATTAACCCAAATTCTGAGAATTAA
- a CDS encoding ubiquitin family protein has product MKVFYEFKIYEFNESMRGYDLLKKLGLNPEEHLIIVDGELYTEDRVIKKDKEVKIVKVTSSG; this is encoded by the coding sequence GTGAAGGTTTTTTACGAGTTTAAAATTTACGAATTCAATGAGTCTATGCGTGGTTATGATTTACTGAAGAAACTTGGACTAAATCCCGAGGAACATTTGATAATAGTGGATGGAGAACTTTACACCGAGGATAGGGTTATAAAGAAGGACAAAGAGGTAAAGATAGTGAAGGTTACAAGTAGCGGATAG
- a CDS encoding GNAT family N-acetyltransferase — MILLEIIRKAEISDADVVASLILETGRSFLPLLFGPYVKLILGRLVKTPGTVFSFDSAYVLEIDEGKVVGIIVMFDGKTIRKRALKTAFALFQLMGFELLRRLPIFRLVWQRNKIRSNEFYVSNVAVDKNYRGMGYGRKLMLFAEEVAKQRGFKKICLDVENTNIQAIELYKRLGYVGTRVNRINIKNVRFAFIRMEKILSS; from the coding sequence GTGATTTTGTTGGAAATCATAAGGAAGGCAGAAATTTCCGACGCAGATGTTGTTGCAAGTTTAATTCTTGAAACCGGACGTTCGTTTTTACCGTTGCTCTTTGGTCCTTATGTGAAACTGATACTTGGTAGATTAGTGAAGACTCCAGGGACAGTCTTTTCTTTCGACAGCGCCTATGTTCTTGAAATTGACGAAGGAAAAGTTGTGGGAATAATCGTTATGTTCGATGGAAAAACTATTAGGAAGCGTGCTTTGAAAACTGCATTTGCACTTTTTCAATTGATGGGCTTTGAGCTTCTCAGAAGGCTTCCCATATTCCGACTCGTCTGGCAACGAAATAAAATTCGAAGCAATGAATTTTACGTTTCAAATGTTGCTGTTGATAAGAATTACCGAGGTATGGGGTACGGACGAAAACTGATGCTCTTTGCTGAAGAAGTTGCTAAGCAAAGAGGATTCAAAAAAATATGCTTGGATGTTGAGAATACAAATATTCAGGCTATTGAATTATACAAAAGACTTGGATATGTAGGAACCAGGGTAAACAGAATCAATATTAAAAACGTGCGTTTTGCGTTCATCAGGATGGAAAAGATATTGTCAAGTTAA
- a CDS encoding phosphate propanoyltransferase codes for MKKKEIPIVAGVSNRHVHLSREDVEILFGKDYQLTPIKDLGQPGQFACKETVIIVGPKGAIENVRVLGPERKETQVEISLTDAFKLGIMPPVRDSGDLEGTPGIVIVGPKGSVIKEKGVIIAKRHIHMHTTDAEKFGVKDKDIVKVVVEKGDRRLIFDDVLIRVSEKFALEFHVDTDEANAAMLKTGDVVYIVEEL; via the coding sequence ATGAAAAAGAAAGAGATACCTATCGTTGCTGGTGTTAGCAACAGACATGTTCACCTTTCAAGGGAAGATGTGGAGATACTCTTTGGAAAAGATTATCAACTCACTCCAATTAAGGACCTCGGTCAACCTGGTCAGTTTGCATGTAAGGAAACGGTTATTATAGTTGGTCCAAAGGGAGCTATTGAGAATGTCAGAGTGCTTGGACCTGAGAGAAAAGAAACGCAGGTCGAAATTTCTCTAACTGATGCCTTTAAACTAGGTATTATGCCTCCTGTTAGGGACAGTGGAGACCTCGAAGGAACACCTGGTATAGTCATCGTTGGTCCAAAAGGTTCTGTAATTAAGGAAAAAGGTGTAATAATTGCCAAAAGACATATACATATGCATACAACAGACGCTGAAAAGTTTGGGGTAAAAGACAAGGATATAGTCAAAGTTGTTGTTGAAAAAGGCGATAGAAGGTTAATTTTTGATGATGTACTTATCAGAGTTAGTGAAAAATTCGCACTTGAATTCCACGTTGATACCGATGAAGCAAATGCAGCAATGCTAAAAACTGGGGACGTAGTATATATTGTCGAAGAGCTTTAA
- a CDS encoding HD-GYP domain-containing protein, giving the protein MEITSIVTLALGLSVATNVFLISKLRKRTNLNKYLSTQLQKFKDLSSKLRDIVVQREETFYKNLHDVAVGFLDEVEKSYLIVFDGEYGNVVSVFGDTSNNISKRVKKTELPFATQRVYSVEKEKLRALFPNLTKDGSEETQVLVSDIFIGGELKAKLIFERKRNFVEEEMDTIKSLGSFFTSFIATHSYVSNQGKFQKDMILTIIRILEYHDPYTKGHSKNVATLASLVAERMGLPDEMIRKTYWAALVHDIGKIVIPSTILNKEGKLTLEEFEVIKKHPVYGHDFLSTSSELRELAKYVYHHHERWDGKGYPSGLSGEDIPLISRIIAVVDAWDAMRSDRPYRKGLPKEIALKELIEHAGMQFDPEIVKIFVSLIEEQGIG; this is encoded by the coding sequence GTGGAGATTACAAGTATTGTAACCTTAGCTTTGGGATTATCGGTAGCAACAAATGTTTTTCTGATATCGAAGTTGAGAAAAAGAACGAATCTGAACAAGTATCTTTCAACGCAGCTGCAAAAATTTAAGGACCTTTCATCAAAACTCAGGGACATTGTCGTTCAAAGGGAAGAGACGTTTTATAAAAATTTGCACGACGTTGCCGTTGGATTTTTGGACGAAGTAGAAAAAAGTTATTTGATAGTTTTTGATGGCGAATATGGAAATGTAGTATCTGTCTTCGGTGATACTTCAAACAATATATCAAAGCGAGTAAAAAAGACTGAACTTCCATTCGCAACTCAACGTGTTTATTCTGTCGAGAAAGAAAAATTAAGAGCCCTTTTTCCGAACTTAACGAAAGATGGTTCTGAGGAAACACAAGTTCTAGTTTCAGATATTTTTATTGGAGGAGAACTTAAAGCCAAACTTATTTTCGAGCGAAAACGCAATTTTGTAGAAGAAGAGATGGATACTATTAAAAGTTTAGGTTCTTTCTTTACGTCTTTTATAGCCACTCATAGCTATGTGTCAAACCAAGGAAAGTTCCAAAAAGACATGATTCTCACAATCATACGTATCCTGGAATATCATGACCCTTACACAAAAGGACACTCAAAGAATGTTGCAACGTTAGCTTCTCTTGTCGCTGAAAGAATGGGACTTCCTGATGAAATGATTAGAAAAACTTATTGGGCAGCTTTGGTACACGATATCGGAAAGATAGTTATTCCTTCAACGATACTAAACAAAGAAGGGAAATTGACACTTGAGGAATTTGAAGTTATAAAAAAGCACCCAGTTTATGGTCATGATTTTCTTTCAACTTCTTCCGAATTGAGGGAACTTGCTAAATATGTTTATCATCACCATGAACGGTGGGATGGGAAGGGATATCCTTCTGGACTTTCTGGAGAGGATATACCTTTGATATCAAGGATTATAGCAGTAGTAGATGCTTGGGATGCAATGAGAAGCGACAGACCTTATAGAAAAGGATTACCAAAAGAAATAGCCTTAAAAGAATTAATAGAGCATGCAGGTATGCAGTTTGACCCAGAGATTGTAAAAATCTTCGTAAGTTTAATCGAAGAACAAGGAATTGGGTAG
- a CDS encoding LacI family DNA-binding transcriptional regulator gives MTVKEIANLCGVSVATVSRVFNEPEKVKPETRQRVLEIAEKYGYMPHAIAKSLRTKRTGVYSLTVMSGVERVFEDSYVSKFLRGAVRYFSSKGLKLIIDVFTKGDITSYYKTLVSSKLIDGYILMDIKDDDIRVELLNELGVPFVCVGRNNKNNFIYVDTDNYTGGRQAGEHLKEIGCTNVLFIGGDPSLPFEKERFRGFVDGLSGFGGKVYKTFANYDEKNVQKIVENYLNEVDGIFCTSDVMAYAALRVCEQKGIDIPLIGFDNILLSEIANITTVDQNIHLVGEMVARKVHQLVLGEQVESEVINTHLVIRGTKKFLNSSKGGRVV, from the coding sequence ATGACTGTAAAAGAAATTGCCAATTTATGTGGTGTCTCAGTTGCAACTGTATCGAGAGTATTCAACGAACCAGAAAAGGTAAAGCCAGAAACTAGGCAGAGGGTTCTGGAAATAGCTGAAAAATACGGATACATGCCACATGCTATAGCGAAATCACTAAGAACCAAAAGGACAGGCGTTTATTCTCTCACTGTGATGAGTGGTGTTGAACGTGTTTTTGAAGATTCATATGTATCCAAGTTTTTACGAGGTGCTGTAAGATATTTTTCATCAAAGGGACTTAAGCTTATTATTGATGTATTTACCAAAGGTGATATCACAAGTTACTATAAGACCTTGGTTTCATCGAAGCTTATTGATGGATATATACTTATGGACATAAAAGATGATGATATAAGAGTGGAGTTACTCAACGAGTTGGGCGTTCCTTTCGTCTGTGTTGGGCGAAACAACAAAAATAACTTTATTTATGTCGATACAGATAACTATACAGGAGGACGTCAAGCGGGTGAGCATTTGAAAGAAATTGGGTGCACGAATGTTCTTTTCATAGGCGGCGATCCTTCGTTACCATTTGAAAAAGAACGTTTCAGAGGGTTTGTTGATGGATTGAGTGGTTTTGGTGGAAAGGTATATAAAACCTTCGCGAATTATGATGAGAAGAATGTACAAAAGATTGTTGAGAATTATTTAAATGAAGTGGATGGAATTTTTTGCACTTCCGATGTTATGGCGTACGCAGCTCTGAGGGTTTGCGAACAAAAAGGCATCGACATTCCTTTGATAGGATTTGACAACATTTTGCTCTCTGAAATTGCTAATATAACGACCGTTGACCAAAACATTCATTTGGTGGGTGAAATGGTTGCGCGCAAAGTTCATCAATTGGTCTTAGGTGAGCAAGTAGAATCAGAAGTTATTAACACGCATTTAGTCATTAGAGGAACTAAAAAGTTCCTCAACTCTTCAAAAGGAGGGCGAGTTGTATGA